In a genomic window of Taeniopygia guttata chromosome 11, bTaeGut7.mat, whole genome shotgun sequence:
- the COG4 gene encoding conserved oligomeric Golgi complex subunit 4, which translates to MAAPGPRAPPGESGGPAASALSMERIQSLTDLADLEAAYSRLCEEEKVVQEELDSLLEQQSTIENKMVALHRMGPNLQLIEGDAQQLAGMITFTCNLAENVSSKVRQLDLAKNRLYQAIQRADDILDLKFCMDGVQTALRNEDYEQAAAHIHRYLSLDKSVIELSRQGKEGGIIDANLKLLQEAEQRLTTIVTEKFDTAMKQGDLPQVERFFKIFPLLGLHEEGLSKFSEYLCKQVANKAEENLQLVMGTDMSDRRAAVIFADTLTLLFEGIARIVETHQPIVETYYGPGRLYTLIKHLQVECDRQVEKVVDKFIKERDYHRQFQQVQNSMMRSSSAEKIEPRELDPILTEVTLMNARSELYLRFIKRRIMADFEVGDAMASEEVKQEHQKYLDKLLNNCLLSCTMQELIGYYITMEEYFMRETVNKAVAMDSYEKGQLTSSMVDDVFYIVKKCIGRALSSSSIDCLCAMINHSTTELESDFREVLYNKLKQGFPATTFQDFQRGVTSAVNIMHSSLQQGKFDTKGIESTDEAKQSFLVTLNNVEVCSENIMTLKKTLESDCSKLLSQGFGGEQAQAKIESCLSDMAAVSNKFRDLLQEGLNELNSTAIKPQVKPWINLFLSVSHNIEEEEFSDYEANDPWVQQFIVNLEQQMTEFKAGLSPVIYDTLTGLMTSLIAIELEKVLLKSTFSRLGGLQFDKELRSLIAYLTTVTTWTIRDKFARLSQMATILNLERVTEILDYWGPNSGPLTWRLTPAEVRQVLALRIDFRSEDIKRLRL; encoded by the exons atggcggcgccgGGGCCGAGGGCGCCGCCGGGGGAgagcggcggccccgccgcctccgcccTCTCCATGGAGCGCATCCAGTCGCTGACCGATCTGGCGGACCTGGAGGCCGCCTACAGCCGGCTGTGTGAGGAGGAG aaagtcgtgcaggaggagctggattccctcctggagcagcaaaGCACTATAGAGAATAAGATGGTTGCCCTTCATCGCATGGG CCCTAACCTGCAGCTGATTGAGGGGGAtgcccagcagctggcagggatgATCACCTTCACCTGCAACCTGGCCGAGAACGTCAGCAGCAAAGTCCGTCAGCTCGACCTTGCCAAG AACCGACTCTATCAGGCCATTCAGAGAGCTGATGACATCCTTGACCTCAAGTTCTGCATGGATGGAGTTCAGACAGCCCTGAGAAATGAAGACTATGAGCAAGCAGCAGCTCATATCCATCGCTACCTGTCTCTGGACAAGTCAGTGATTGAGCTCAGTCGTCAGGGCAAGGAAG GGGGAATAATTGATGCTAACCTGAAACTcctgcaggaagcagagcagcGTCTGACAACAATTGTTACGGAGAAATTTGACACAGCTATGAAGCAGGGAGACCTGCCCCAGGTGGAACGGTTCTTCAAGATCTTTCCTCTGCTAGGCTTACATGAAGAGGGGCTGAGCAAGTTCTCTGAGTACCTCTGCAAGCAG GTGGCCAACAAAGCAGAAGAGAACCTGCAGCTGGTGATGGGGACAGACATGAGTGACCGTCGAGCTGCTGTCATCTTTGCAGACACCCTGACACTCCTCTTTGAAG ggATTGCTCGCATTGTGGAGACCCACCAGCCCATCGTGGAGACCTACTACGGGCCAGGGAGGCTCTACACCCTCATCAAGCACCTGCAGGTGGAGTGCGACCGGCAGGTGGAGAAGGTGGTGGACAAGTTCATCAAGGAGAGGGACTATCACAGGCAG TTCCAGCAAGTCCAGAATAGCATGATGAGAAGTTCTTCTGCAGAGAAGATTGAACCAAG GGAGCTTGACCCTATTTTAACAGAAGTCACTCTGATGAATGCCCGCAGTGAGCTCTACTTGAGATTCATCAAGAGACGAATAATGGCTGATTTTGAGGTGGGAGATGCCATGGCCTCAGAGGAGGTAAAGCAAG AGCATCAAAAATACCTGGACAAGCTCCTCAACAACTGTCTGCTGAGCTGCACCATGCAAGAGCTCATTGGCTACTACATCACCATGGAGGAATACTTCATGAGGGAGACTGTCAACAAG GCTGTTGCCATGGACAGCTACGAGAAGGGCCAGCTCACCTCCAGCATGGTGGATGATGTGTTCTATATAGTGAAGAAGTGCATTGGGCGTGCTCTGTCCAGCTCCAGCATAGACTGTCTCTGTGCTATGATCAACCACTCCACCACCGAGCTGGAGTCTGACTTCAG GGAGGTTCTGTACAACAAGCTGAAGCAGGGCTTCCCAGCCACGACCTTCCAGGACTTCCAGAGAGGGGTGACCAGTGCTGTGAACATCATGcacagcagcctgcagcagggcaaGTTCGACACCAAAGGCATTGAAAGCACAGACGAGGCCAAGCAGTCCTTTCTG gtgacCTTAAACAATGTGGAAGTCTGCAGTGAAAACATCATGACCCTAAAGAAGACTTTGGAG AGTGACTGCAGCAAACTACTCAGCCAAGGATTCGGGGGCGAGCAGGCACAGGCCAAGATTGAGAGCTGCCTCTCAGACATGGCTGCTGTCTCCAACAAATTCCGTGACCTGCTGCAG GAAGGTCTCAATGAGCTCAACAGCACAGCCATCAAACCCCAGGTGAAGCCGTGGATCAACTTATTCCTCTCTGTCTCCCACAACATCGAGGAG GAGGAGTTCAGTGACTATGAGGCCAATGATCCCTGGGTCCAGCAGTTCATCGTCAATCTGGAACAGCAGATGACAGAGTTCAAG GCTGGACTGTCTCCAGTGATTTATGATACTCTCACTGGTCTTATGACCAGTCTCATAGCCATTGAACTGGAGAAAGTGCTGCTCAAATCCACCTTCAGCAGG CTCGGTGGTCTGCAGTTTGACAAGGAGCTGAGGTCCCTCATAGCCTATCTCACCACAGTCACCACATGGACGATCCGTGACAAGTTTGCCCGTCTTTCCCAAATGGCCACCATCCTCAACCTGGAAAGG GTGACGGAGATTCTGGATTACTGGGGCCCAAACTCGGGTCCACTCACCTGGCGCCTCACTCCGGCCGAGGTCCGGCAGGTGCTGGCTCTCCGCATCGACTTCCGCAGCGAGGACATCAAGCGGCTGCGCCTGTAG